Proteins from a genomic interval of Methanoplanus endosymbiosus:
- a CDS encoding methyl-accepting chemotaxis protein — protein MEENLKLKLEKTERENNELKNNLSLYKSILDAVPFPISVTDMDMNWIYMNPATARMANVDPERAKGTHCSSWGTAICNTENCAFKQLRRGKNDAFFDQTGQNFKCNMAYVRNESGQDIGMMEIVQDVSDMVRVTNYLNNEVSKAAENLELLADGNLDFKLDVAEADEHTREVRDQFVLINQSIGKARDAVQLLVEDSVMLGKAGVEGRLDTRADESKHNGEFRKIVLGVNNTLDAVVDPLNLAAENLDRISKGDIPEKITVQLNGDFNKIKDNLNQCIDAVNLLVKDAGMLAEGAIEGRVDIRADATRHRGDFRKIVVGVNDTLAAIETPVKEITEITKNFAVNDYTRKVEGHYKGTFAEVAGAVNEVYDTINLAQRVAGNIAAGDLRDLSQLKSLGNGAGKLSQNDKLVPAFIGMIEVMKAFDIEFGRLVNFAAEGKTAMRANASEFNGIYSNIITGANQVLDNILTPLNEGFDALDRISHGNIELMTKVYNGDYEDIKNNINAIASVLQEFKAEFNKVVQYANDGDINKRLDSSRFEGAYAEVIDGANQVLDNILTPLNEGFDALERISHGNIDLMTKTYKGEYENIKKNINGIALVLQEFKAEFNKVVQYANDGEIDKRLDSSRFEGAYAEVIDGANQVLDNILTPLNEGFDALERISHGNIDLMTKTYKGEYENIKKNINGIALVLQSFEKELNVLIKAAADGNLDKRADASQFEGAYANVINGANAIMEAIDVPVQETLRMAGAYEACVFDTRVNENIVVKGDFLKLKNALNNVGIAVGSIVLEIQRIADEFEAGHFDTRVDEKLRVVGDIIAIKEGLNNVGEVVAGTISDVKVVVDKVDQSSNEVSKGTDEVSKAAEGVATTSQNAAAMTKELLGRIEGINQQIGELSASNEEIAGTSQEVLKRANEVVEIGKEAQRAGDDANAKMGNVEVIAKQSVDEINSLTEQVKEVNNVVKLINDIASQINLLALNAAIEAARAGEHGRGFAVVAGEVKNLAAEAREATGNIEKVVSAVQASSEKTASAINNANEEIVDGVTSVNTAIGALNRIIENASQVTLDINDVNRAIGDQASIANDVVIATENGMKMTKDVQGQAEELAALAEEASASIEEIGSAIHEVGDLSGGLKQNMNKFRV, from the coding sequence ATGGAAGAAAATCTTAAATTAAAACTGGAAAAGACAGAAAGAGAGAATAACGAACTGAAGAATAATTTGTCATTGTATAAATCAATTCTGGATGCTGTGCCGTTTCCAATCTCTGTAACAGATATGGATATGAACTGGATTTATATGAATCCGGCAACTGCAAGGATGGCAAATGTTGATCCTGAAAGAGCAAAGGGAACACATTGCAGCAGCTGGGGTACTGCCATCTGCAATACTGAAAACTGTGCTTTTAAACAGCTCCGTCGGGGCAAAAATGATGCCTTCTTTGACCAGACCGGGCAGAATTTCAAATGCAATATGGCATATGTCCGCAATGAAAGCGGGCAGGATATCGGCATGATGGAAATTGTTCAGGATGTTTCTGATATGGTTCGTGTCACTAATTACCTGAACAATGAAGTATCTAAGGCTGCGGAAAATCTTGAACTCCTTGCAGACGGAAATCTTGACTTTAAACTGGATGTTGCAGAAGCAGATGAGCACACTCGTGAAGTGAGGGATCAGTTTGTACTTATAAATCAGTCAATCGGCAAGGCACGTGATGCAGTACAGCTTCTTGTTGAAGATTCTGTCATGCTTGGAAAAGCCGGAGTTGAAGGCAGGCTTGATACAAGGGCTGATGAATCAAAGCATAACGGTGAGTTCAGAAAGATTGTTCTGGGCGTTAACAATACGCTTGATGCAGTTGTTGACCCACTGAACCTTGCAGCCGAAAATCTGGACCGTATCAGTAAGGGTGATATTCCTGAAAAGATTACTGTACAGCTGAATGGTGATTTCAATAAGATTAAGGATAATCTCAACCAGTGTATTGATGCTGTAAACCTGCTTGTTAAGGATGCCGGCATGCTCGCAGAAGGTGCGATTGAGGGCCGGGTTGACATACGTGCGGATGCCACACGCCACAGAGGCGACTTCAGAAAGATTGTTGTCGGTGTGAATGACACCCTTGCAGCCATTGAGACTCCTGTTAAGGAGATAACTGAAATTACAAAGAATTTTGCTGTCAATGACTACACCAGAAAGGTTGAAGGGCACTATAAAGGCACTTTTGCCGAGGTTGCAGGGGCTGTCAATGAAGTTTATGATACCATTAATCTTGCCCAGAGGGTTGCCGGAAATATTGCAGCCGGTGATCTCAGAGATCTCAGTCAGTTAAAATCGCTTGGTAATGGTGCAGGTAAACTGTCACAGAATGATAAGCTTGTCCCTGCCTTTATTGGTATGATTGAGGTCATGAAGGCATTTGATATAGAATTTGGCAGACTTGTAAACTTTGCCGCTGAAGGTAAAACTGCAATGCGTGCAAATGCCTCGGAATTCAATGGAATATACAGTAATATTATTACCGGTGCAAACCAGGTTCTGGACAATATCTTAACTCCACTCAATGAAGGTTTTGATGCTCTGGATCGTATATCGCACGGTAACATTGAGCTGATGACAAAGGTGTATAATGGTGATTATGAGGACATCAAGAATAATATCAATGCTATAGCATCTGTTCTTCAGGAGTTTAAGGCTGAATTCAATAAAGTAGTTCAGTACGCCAATGATGGTGACATTAACAAACGCCTCGATTCATCGAGATTTGAGGGTGCATATGCTGAAGTCATTGACGGAGCAAATCAGGTTCTGGATAACATCTTAACCCCACTCAATGAAGGCTTTGATGCACTTGAAAGGATTTCACACGGCAATATTGATCTGATGACAAAGACCTATAAAGGTGAATATGAGAATATCAAGAAAAATATCAATGGCATAGCTCTGGTTCTTCAGGAGTTTAAGGCTGAGTTCAATAAAGTAGTTCAGTACGCCAATGATGGTGAAATTGACAAGCGCCTCGATTCATCAAGATTTGAGGGTGCATATGCTGAAGTCATTGACGGAGCAAATCAGGTTCTGGATAATATCTTAACCCCGCTCAATGAAGGCTTTGATGCACTTGAAAGGATTTCACACGGCAATATTGATCTGATGACAAAGACCTATAAGGGTGAATACGAGAATATCAAGAAAAATATCAATGGAATTGCACTTGTTCTTCAGTCCTTTGAAAAAGAGCTTAATGTTCTGATTAAGGCAGCAGCTGACGGAAATTTGGATAAACGTGCCGATGCCTCACAGTTTGAAGGAGCTTATGCCAATGTGATCAATGGAGCCAATGCTATCATGGAAGCAATTGATGTGCCCGTGCAGGAGACACTGCGTATGGCCGGTGCATATGAGGCATGTGTATTCGATACCCGCGTTAATGAGAATATTGTTGTCAAAGGTGATTTCCTTAAACTCAAGAATGCCCTTAACAATGTTGGTATTGCCGTTGGTTCAATTGTCCTTGAGATTCAGCGTATTGCTGATGAGTTTGAAGCCGGGCACTTTGATACCCGTGTTGATGAGAAACTCAGGGTCGTTGGAGATATTATTGCCATCAAAGAGGGTCTGAACAATGTCGGTGAGGTTGTTGCCGGAACAATTTCAGATGTAAAAGTTGTTGTTGATAAGGTTGATCAAAGTTCCAATGAGGTCAGTAAGGGTACTGATGAAGTATCAAAAGCCGCTGAAGGAGTTGCTACCACAAGTCAGAATGCAGCAGCTATGACCAAGGAACTGCTTGGAAGAATTGAAGGTATAAACCAGCAGATTGGTGAACTTTCAGCATCCAACGAGGAGATTGCAGGCACTTCACAGGAAGTTCTGAAACGTGCAAATGAAGTTGTCGAAATCGGTAAAGAGGCACAGCGTGCTGGTGATGATGCAAATGCAAAGATGGGCAATGTTGAAGTGATTGCAAAACAGAGTGTGGATGAGATAAACAGCCTTACCGAACAGGTCAAGGAGGTTAATAACGTCGTCAAACTCATAAACGATATAGCAAGTCAGATTAATCTGCTGGCTCTGAATGCAGCAATTGAAGCCGCCCGTGCGGGCGAACATGGGCGTGGATTTGCTGTTGTTGCCGGAGAAGTCAAGAATCTTGCGGCTGAAGCACGTGAAGCAACCGGAAATATCGAGAAGGTTGTTTCGGCGGTTCAGGCAAGCAGTGAGAAGACTGCCAGTGCAATCAACAATGCAAATGAAGAAATTGTTGACGGAGTTACCAGTGTGAATACTGCAATTGGAGCACTTAACAGGATTATTGAGAATGCAAGTCAGGTGACACTTGACATTAATGATGTCAACAGGGCTATTGGAGATCAGGCAAGTATTGCCAATGATGTTGTTATTGCAACTGAAAACGGAATGAAGATGACAAAGGATGTTCAGGGTCAGGCAGAGGAGCTTGCAGCTCTGGCAGAGGAAGCCAGTGCTTCCATTGAGGAGATCGGCAGTGCCATTCACGAAGTGGGTGATCTCTCCGGCGGCCTTAAGCAGAATATGAATAAATTCAGAGTCTGA
- a CDS encoding chemotaxis protein CheW, whose translation MAIIDVVEYEIGGTRYALDIHLAREIVEMMPITPVPRAPDYIAGIINLRGEITNILNLNCLMGLPMQENPENQKIIVLVAEATGGSNVGIIVDNVHSVLQVPEENIEQMDNSISTEAYVKGIIKIGEDKTGEEKSLVIWTDISKILSEIVGVSDVVNNPEEETGNITAA comes from the coding sequence ATGGCAATAATTGATGTGGTCGAATATGAGATCGGCGGGACACGCTATGCACTCGACATCCATCTGGCACGTGAAATTGTTGAGATGATGCCAATAACACCTGTTCCAAGAGCGCCTGATTATATTGCAGGCATAATAAATCTGAGGGGTGAAATAACCAACATCCTCAATTTAAACTGCCTGATGGGTCTTCCGATGCAGGAAAATCCGGAGAACCAGAAGATAATTGTGCTCGTTGCGGAGGCTACCGGAGGTTCAAATGTGGGAATTATTGTTGATAATGTCCACAGTGTCCTTCAGGTTCCGGAAGAGAATATAGAGCAGATGGATAATTCAATCTCCACTGAAGCCTATGTAAAGGGAATCATAAAAATTGGTGAGGATAAGACAGGTGAAGAGAAGTCTCTGGTAATCTGGACGGATATATCAAAGATTCTCTCTGAGATTGTCGGAGTTAGTGATGTGGTGAATAACCCTGAGGAGGAGACGGGAAATATTACAGCTGCTTAG